Genomic window (SAR324 cluster bacterium):
GGCAAGATTGATGTGGTTATCGTGGGTACTGATCGGGTTGCGGCCAACGGAGACGTTGCCAACAAGATTGGCACCTTCAGCGTAGCGATACTGGCAAACTATTTCAAAATCCCTTTTTACGTGGCCTGTCCAGCGTCCACTATCGATCTAAACACCCCAACTGGTGCCGAGATTGTGATTGAAGAACGAGCGCCTGAAGAGGTGACAGCTTTCGGAGAACGTAGAACCGCACCAATCGATATCAAGGTGAGAAATCCTGCCTTTGACGTCACACCTGCAAATCTAGTCACTGGCATCATTACCGAACAGACGATTCTTCGAGCATCATACGCTGAATCGATTCGTCAGACCTACGGTTCAGCCTGAGAAGGATTAGAGCATACCCCAGTTTTGCAAATGGGAACCCAGTTACAAGGAACCACCAAGCCCTCCTTTGCCACTGACTGCTTTCAATGAGTGCATCCCCGGTTCAGTTCTGATGAATTCACGCTTTCAAGTCCAGTATCGATTAGCCTGCCCACTCTCAGAGGTTGCTGAAGTTGCCAATCAAATTGCCTTTGAGCAAAGTGTCTATCACCCACCCCATCTCGTGGCTCTCAGTTTTCTAAAGAATGAAATCGCTGGACACGTTGAAGAACTAACTGCCCTCAACGAACATCATTCTCAGGTCTCAATCAGCTTTCTGAGTGAGACCTGAGAATGAAATTACGCAATTGATGAACGTTCTTTATGGCAATATCAGCTTGACGAAAGGAGTTCAGGTTACAGATCTTCAGCTCTCTTCAGACTTAAAGGCGTACTTCACTGGACCACGCTTTGGCATAACTGGGATTCGTGAACGCCTGGGCATCTCTAAAGGCGCACTAATGATGGCTGATATCGAACCTTTGGGGCGCAGCACCAATGAGCTTGCTGAGTTGACATATTGTTTCGCCAAGGGAGGAGTAGATTTGATGATCGATGAACATCTGATTACTGATCAATCCTGGAGTCCTTTTCGAGAGTGCGTCCATGCCTGTTGTAAAGCTGTTGAGCGAGCGAACGCAAAGACCGGAAGAAAGAGTTGCTATGTTCCAAACATTACCTCCTCTGTGGAAGAAATGATGCTTAGGGCAAATTGAGCCGCTCGATACGGGGCTGGTGGTCTCTTGGTTTGCCCTGGGTTGAACAGTTTTGAGAGTTTTCACCGACTAAGCCAAAGTTGAAAACCAGGCCTGCCAATCATCGTCTAACCTGCTTTCTTGGGTCCATTTATCCTCTCCCCCAACCAAGGAATCTCTGTTGGGCTCTTGTTCGGAACAATTTTTCGGATGGCAGGAGCAGATTATGTCATGTTCCCGATCCCAAGCTAACGATTCAGTTTTGAAGCTGCAGACTGCAAAGATGTGATTGACCGCTGCTA
Coding sequences:
- a CDS encoding RuBisCO large subunit C-terminal-like domain-containing protein, giving the protein MNVLYGNISLTKGVQVTDLQLSSDLKAYFTGPRFGITGIRERLGISKGALMMADIEPLGRSTNELAELTYCFAKGGVDLMIDEHLITDQSWSPFRECVHACCKAVERANAKTGRKSCYVPNITSSVEEMMLRAN